One genomic window of Euleptes europaea isolate rEulEur1 chromosome 10, rEulEur1.hap1, whole genome shotgun sequence includes the following:
- the CEP57L1 gene encoding centrosomal protein CEP57L1, giving the protein MESVDTESKHSYIGSFIQPPHKIPVPFADLWPKTTAAFAADTPAPNSQALVSALKSLQEKIHRLELERSHAEHDLNCLSREAAQYKKTLQCESNEKDTAHQELMQERKDVSVQLSAAQSCCSLLEKQLDYMRKMVVSAELEKKLVLEQQIQLQKEKDQNQVEICAKLDKLEILEQECWRLTGTQKAAEGKIKHLEAKLQEEQHHRKLIQDKAAQLQTGLEMNRILMSSLSPQNEAKKKSGKKKAVKKNHSLRKECSSQPYLPAGGLPFVAGKSASSSHSVVANVQSILHLVKSRGADVIPQGSEGAEKRTSRWTGVCRSGSSYSTSSSATDNLSDLLLVMQDELGQMSFEHQELLKQIQETKSQEVREDLERELECLVKQMEIKAEQITKLKRHQDSVYKLKQKARKLKRKAANFTSKPDDFKGTKEAAVPPRGIVHGTCSVNKTTNSLQLLKKAQKIQSVLKQDDILWEP; this is encoded by the exons ATGGAG TCTGTAGATACTGAGTCAAAGCACAGTTACATAGGAAGCTTTATTCAGCCTCCACATAAGATACCCGTTCCATTTGCTGACTTGTGGCCGAAGACGACAGCAGCTTTTGCAGCAGACACTCCTGCACCAAACAGCCAAG CTCTAGTGTCAGCTCTGAAAAGTCTTCAAGAAAAGATCCATCGCCTTGAGCTGGAGAGGTCACACGCTGAACATGACCTGAACTGCCTGTCCAGAGAAGCTGCCCAGTATAAAAAAACTTTGCAGTGTGAATCAAATGAGAAGGATACGGCTCATCAGGAACTGATGCAAGAGAGGAAAG ATGTGAGCGTTCAGTTAAGCGCAGCTCAGTCTTGCTGCTCCTTGTTGGAGAAACAACTAGATTACATGAGGAAAATGGTGGTCagtgcagagctggaaaagaaaTTGGTTCTGGAACAGCAG ATCCAGCTCCAGAAGGAAAAAGATCAGAATCAAGTAGAGATATGTGCGAAACTTGACAAGCTTGAAATTCTGGAACAGGAGTGTTGGCGACTTACTGGCACTCAGAAAGCTGCAGAA GGAAAGATCAAACACCTGGAGGCAAAGCTTCAGGAAGAACAACACCATCGCAAGCTAATACAAGACAAggcagcccag cTCCAAACAGGACTGGAGATGAATAGAATTTTGATGTCTTCTCTTTCACCTCAAAacgaagcaaaaaagaaaagtgggAAGAAGAAAGCAGTAAAG AAAAATCACAGTTTGAGGAAAGAATGCAGCTCTCAACCATACCTACCAGCTGGAGGGCTGCCTTTTGTTGCTGGGAAG TCTGCCAGCTCAAGTCATTCTGTTGTTGCAAATGTTCAAAGTATCTTGCATTTGGTGAAAAGTCGTGGTGCAGATGTAATTCCACAAGGTTCAGAAGGAGCTGAAAAGAGGACATCTAGATGGACCGGTGTGTGCAGATCTGGATCTTCTTATTCTACATCTTCTTCTGCTACTGACAATCTTTCTGACCTTCTCTTGGTCATGCAGGATGAACTGGGACAAATGAGCTT TGAACATCAGGAACTGCTGAAGCAGATACAAGAAACTAAAAGCCAAGAAGTTCGGGAAGACCTAGAACGTGAACTAGAGTGTCTGGTGAAGCAGATGGAAATTAAAGCAGAGCAGATCACCAAGCTGAAAAGGCATCAGGACAGT gtTTATAAACTGAAGCAAAAGGCCCGAAAGCTGAAAAGGAAAGCTGCTAATTTTACCTCAAAGCCCGATGACTTTAAAGGAACTAAAGAGGCCGCAGTCCCTCCAAGAGGCATTGTGCATGGCACTTGCTCTGTGAATAAGACTACAAATTCTCTTCAGCTGTTAAAAAAAGCTCAGAAAATTCAGTCAGTATTGAAGCAAGACGACATCTTATGGGAACCATAG